A section of the Venturia canescens isolate UGA chromosome 11, ASM1945775v1, whole genome shotgun sequence genome encodes:
- the kin17 gene encoding DNA/RNA-binding protein KIN17: protein MGKHEVGTPKYIANKIKAKGLQKLRWFCQMCEKQCRDENGFKCHTMSESHHRQLLLFADNQHKYMDEFSREFSQGYINLLKRQFGTRRTPANRVYQEYIADRGHVHMNATIWLSLTAFVKWLGRSGKCVVDETEKGWFVTYIDRDPETLALQEKKAKKQKMDKDDQERMMDFIEKQVEKGRQEIYDPSGEFKVPLSRTEDDAPVVFELKLKPKPLPVLSNSLSQKSSSLTKKIKTEPLSSPESDEEDSPNASRSKSDESTSRSKRESSQKRNYDEDESSSSGKRKKKYKAESDDENERGKEKGWLHEGLTVKIITKSLGDKYYKAKGQIQQVFDNAFVAKLKIKSPENVEGHCLKLDQAHLETVLPAIGKEILIVQGRYTGLRAFLQKVRIDEFAVDVELCDDEKVVKRLPYEAVCKYERKH, encoded by the exons atgggcaaacaCGAAGTGGGTACTCCAAAATATATCGCGAACAAGATAAAAGCTAAAGGATTGCAAAAATTACGATGGTTTTGTCAAATGTGTGAAAAACAGTGTCGAGACGAAAATGGGTTTAAGTGTCACACAATGTCCGAATCACATCATCGACAGTTGCTACTCTTTGCTGACAACCAacacaaatatatggacgAATTTTCTCGAGAGTTTTCTCAAGGCTATATAAATTTACTTAAAAGACAATTTGGCACGAGACGCACACCAGCCAATAGAGTTTATCAGGAATATATTGCGGATCGTGGTCATGTTCATATGAATGCTACCATTTGGCTCAGTTTGACAGCATTTGTTAAATGGCTCGGTCGTTCCGGAAAATGTGTCGTCGACGAGACAGAAAAAG GCTGGTTTGTCACTTACATCGACCGTGACCCAGAGACACTGGCGTTGCAGGAAAAGAAagcgaagaaacaaaaaatggacAAAGACGATCAAGAACGAATGATGGATTTTATTGAGAAACAAGTAGAAAAAGGGCGTCAGGAAATTTATGATCCCTCCGGAGAATTCAAAGTACCTTTGTCAAGAACAGAAGACGACGCTCCAGTCGTTTtcgaattgaaattgaaaccgAAGCCGCTTCCAGTTCTTTCCAACAGTTTATCACAGAAATCAAGTTCCTtaacaaagaaaataaagacTGAGCCGCTTTCGAGTCCAGAAAGCGATGAGGAGGACTCTCCAAACGCATCAAGATCCAAATCAGACGAATCAACATCAAGATCAAAAAGAGAAAGTTCACAAAAACGTAATTACGATGAAGACGAGTCTTCGTCTtccggaaaaagaaaaaagaaatacaaaGCAGAATCTGACGACGAAAATGAGCGTGGAAAGGAAAAAGGCTGGCTTCACGAGGGTCTTACTGTCAAAATCATCACAAAAAGTTTGGGAGACAAATATTACAAGGCAAAGGGCCAAATTCAGCAAGTTTTCGACAATGCCTTTGTTGCTAAACTGAAAATCAAAAGTCCCGAAAATGTCGAAGGACATTGCCTCAAATTGGATCAAGCACATTTAGAAACAGTTTTACCAGCAATCGGCAAGGAAATTCTTATTGTCCAGGGAAGATACACGGGCTTAAGGGCTTTTCTGCAAAAGGTCAGAATTGATGAATTTGCTGTCGATGTCGAACTTTGCGATGATGAAAAAGTCGTTAAAAGATTGCCCTACGAAGCTGTTTGCAAGTACGAACGAAAACATTGA
- the PIG-O gene encoding GPI ethanolamine phosphate transferase 3 has product MGKRWYYFLFMTWISYLLCSSLLLFIDGFFLTRVARTEHSKCTKCTLEKSCSPEEIFKNTNASGSICLEARSRVVLLIVDALKYEFIDWHKDIEVNATYHLNKIPIVQDLLNSAPENTRLFKAIADAPTTTMQRLKALTTGTLPTFIDAGSNFASDSINEDNLVDQASKTDGVVFMGDDTWISLFPNKFLRQSPSPSFNVWDLDTVDRQVKDAIVPELKKDDWSLLVAHILGVDHCGHKHGPYHPEMTRKLRETNTLITLIVKSLPEDTMLIVMGDHGMTESGDHGGDSRNEIEAGMFVYSRLPLLEQRNQQAGNIVNQIDVVPTISSLLGIPLPFSNIGSVILECLPQIRSEGNKQPDFWFAAHSMWRNVVQMKKYIEAYSSDSFLFGEEQLQKINKLFEAVERDARGVSDENSFQKFAESSRAYLQTVRDLCAEIWIQFDPGSMSKGLIIFFCVLFFVHIMLSALDERRTNEIMKTSFLSVSIATNVITTLVTAGLYKFGFMEEFKNSNTFATGTVSVSLLALLVAQNWDTISLTWYNSVKLKKVHYLERGIILLSFCGLFSNSYIVEEDKVMMYLLVTMVAVLTLKTLEEDLTTGSSEKRWRHDKSIGRRRSFKYLWILVGLVACAAIRFSSYLWRCREEQDRETCTMLAKKSDLLNNAGAERTLLIVSVLSLAMYVTIVTTWLRNTERLSEFFPIANIARYCYGVIAVTIGCYWVYERLPKEARIKVAISRQINALPGIAYFFSFFGIINVYFRPLGIFWLPPKSEQLTVDDRRAPTFFSRIRELFYSRQFIDESEFPVISSSITFYSSAFVSVSVFLTLLWALVLGNVFALGTFLMFVTSAVVLALVAIERCHNANNLAEMLQVPDSAILCWFLIAEYFFYGTGHQSTFPTLHWDAAFIGNIGNAYGNLLPAILIGLNTFGSHLIIAMTLPLLTIVPFTFYMIFPIKLKFHGHDEMRKGEYVLFERGSTFHNALFMLYGKYMLLHGIRTFGCMLTTTIHCRHLMAWKIFAPKLIFQGLSFLVTLGSILASSLMARSIDSQVEDLRLRGVVKSR; this is encoded by the exons ATGGGTAAGCGAtggtattattttttatttatgacctGGATTTCTTATCTTCTGTGTTCATCGTTGCTGCTCTTCATCGATGGATTTTTTCTAACTCGAGTAGCAAGaacagaacattcgaaatgtaCAAAATGcacgttagaaaaaagttgtTCTCCGgaggaaatatttaaaaacacaaatgcaTCTGGAAGCATTTGTTTGGAAGCAAGGAGCAGAGTAGTTTTGTTGATCGTTGATGCACTGAAATATGAATTTATCGACTGGCACAAAGACATTGAGGTCAATGCGACTTATCACCTCAATAAAATTCCTATAGTACAAGATTTGCTAAATTCTGCACCAGAAAACACAAGACTTTTCAAAGCGATTGCCGACGCGCCAACAACAACAATGCAAAGACTAAAGGCACTGACGACAGGCACTTTACCAACGTTTATCGATGCAGGCTCTAACTTTGCGTCAGACAGCATCAATGAAGACAATCTTGTTGATCAAGCGAGCAAAACTGACGGAGTTGTATTCATGGGTGACGATACATGGATTTCTCTTTTCCCAAATAAATTTCTCCGGCAATCACCTTCACCTTCGTTCAATGTTTGGGATCTTGACACCGTGGATCGCCAAGTGAAAGATGCTATTGTACCAGAGCTCAAAAAAGATGATTGGTCCCTGCTGGTAGCTCATATCCTGGGTGTGGATCATTGTGGCCACAAACATGGGCCTTATCACCCTGAAATGACGAGAAAGTTGAGGGAAACTAATACGCTCATTACGCTGATTGTCAAATCTCTTCCCGAAGATACAATGTTAATTGTTATGGGTGATCACGGAATGACGGAAAGCGGAGACCACGGCGGAGATAGTAGAAACGAGATCGAAGCCGGAATGTTCGTTTATTCGCGCCTGCCACTGCTCGAGCAAAGGAATCAGCAGGCTGGAAACATCGTCAATCAGATCGATGTCGTTCCCACAATTTCTTCTCTGCTAGGAATTCCTTTGCCATTTTCGAACATAGGCTCTGTAATATTAGAGTGTTTGCCTCAAATCAGAAGCGAGGGGAACAAACAACCAGATTTTTGGTTCGCTGCACATTCAATGTGGAGAAACGTGGTCCAAATGAAGAAATACATCGAAGCTTACTCCAGTGACTCATTTTTGTTCGGAGAGGAACAACtacagaaaataaataagttgTTCGAAGCTGTGGAAAGAGATGCAAGGGGAGTGAGCGACGAGAACAGCTTTCAGAAATTTGCAGAAAGCTCCAGAGCATATTTGCAGACGGTTCGAGACCTTTGTGCCGAAATTTGGATCCAATTCGATCCAGGCTCAATGTCCAAGGGACTAATCATATTTTTCTGTGTTCTTTTCTTTGTTCACATAATGCTGAGCGCGCTAGACGAGCGTCGAacaaacgaaataatgaaaacgagCTTCCTCTCAGTCTCCATCGCCACAAACGTCATCACAACTTTAGTCACCGCTGGACTCTACAAATTTGGATTTATGgaagaattcaaaaattccaacacTTTTGCAACCGGTACAGTGTCCGTTTCGCTGCTCGCTTTGCTAGTTGCACAAAATTGGGACACCATTTCTTTGACGTGGTACAATAGTGTGAAACTGAAGAAAGTTCATTATCTCGAGCGAGGAATTATTCTGCTCTCATTCTGTGGATTATTTTCCAATAGTTACATCGTCGAAGAGGACAAAGTGATGATGTATCTTCTTGTGACAATGGTGGCTGTTCTGACTCTCAAGACACTTGAAGAAGATCTCACTACTGGAAGCAGCGAGAAAAGATGGAGGCACGATAAAAGCATTGGGAGGCGACGGAGCTTCAAGTATTTATGGATTCTTGTGGGACTAGTGGCTTGCGCAGCCATAAGATTTTCATCTTATTTATGGCGTTGTCGAGAGGAACAAGATCGAGAAACTTGCACAATGTTGGCCAAGAAATCAGATTTGCTGAACAACGCTGGAGCTGAAAGAACTTTACTCATTGTCAGCGTTCTCAGCCTCGCCATGTACGTCACAATCGTCACCACTTGGCTGCGGAATACTGAAAGACTGTCCGAGTTTTTCCCCATCGCCAACATCGCGAGATATTGTTACGGTGTGATCGCAGTTACGATCGGTTGTTACTGGGTCTATGAGAGACTGCCCAAGGAAGCTCGAATCAAAGTTGCTATTTCGAGGCAAATCAATGCTCTGCCTggaattgcttattttttttcctttttcggtATCATCAACGTCTACTTTCGTCCACTGGGAATATTCTGGCTGCCTCCAAAAAGTGAGCAGCTAACGGTCGATGACCGGAGAGCACCAACTTTTTTCAGCAGAATCCGAGAACTATTTTATTCCAGACAATTCATCGATGAATCAGAATTTCCCGTGATCTCTTCGTCCATCACTTTCTACAGCTCAGCCTTTGTTTCCGTCAGCGTTTTTCTCACTCTTCTCTGGGCCCTGGTACTCGGCAACGTTTTTGCCCTGGGAACATTCCTGATGTTCGTTACCTCTGCCGTAGTCCTTGCCCTTGTAGCCATCGAACGGTGTCACAATGCTAACAATTTAG CTGAAATGCTTCAAGTACCAGATTCTGCAATACTCTGCTGGTTTCTCATCGCCGAGTACTTTTTCTATGGAACGGGTCACCAGTCCACGTTCCCAACACTTCATTGGGATGCAGCGTTCATTGGAAATATTGGTAATGCTTACGGGAATCTTCTTCCTGCGATTTTGATAG gatTAAATACATTCGGCTCTCATCTTATCATAGCAATGACTTTGCCACTGCTCACCATTGTTCCATTCACTTTTTATATGATATTCCCTATTAAACTGAAGTTCCACGGACACGATGAAATGAGGAAAGGCGAATATGTTCTCTTTGAACGGGGATCAACCTTCCACAACGCTCTGTTTATGCTCTATGGAAAATACATGCTTCTCCATGGCATACGG ACTTTCGGCTGCATGTTAACAACAACAATCCATTGTCGTCATCTCATGGCCTGGAAAATTTTCGCCCcaaaattgattttccaaGGCTTATCATTCCTGGTGACACTAGGCAGCATATTGGCATCATCATTGATGGCACGCAGCATAGATTCTCAGGTAGAAGATTTGAGATTACGAGGAGTCGTTAAATCCCGATGA
- the LOC122418290 gene encoding cytochrome b5-like: MELSSGKDIFLPPEPVFVLCPTKHSLAVSETPSMSREQRGSWTAEISQNSMDLMKARNSGSLDIISLDELAWHDSIDDCWIAVYDYVYDCTEFLDNHPGGFDVILEYAGRDATLAFIGTDHSNDAKKLLQKYLIGELPMDERLFRKNDGIKIVEL, translated from the exons ATGGAATTATCCAGTGgtaaagatatttttcttccacctGAACCAGTATTTGTTTTATGCCCGACGAAACATTCACTCGCAGTAAGCGAGACGCCTTCGATGTCTCGTGAACAGCGTGGATCTTGGAC GGCCGAAATATCTCAGAATTCGATGGACTTGATGAAGGCCCGGAATTCTGGGTCATTGGATATTATAAGCCTGGATGAACTCGCTTGGCACGATAGCATCGACGATTGCTGGATCGCTGTCTACGATTACGTTTACGACTGCACGGAATTCCTCGATAATCATCCGGGAGGATTCGATGTTATTTTGGAATACGCAGGACGGGACGCCACACTCGCTTTCATCGGGACTGACCACTCGAACGACGCGAAGAAACTCCTTCAAAAGTATCTAATTGGCGAACTGCCTATGGATGAAAGATTGTTCCGTAAAAACGATGGTATTAAAATAGTTGAACTGTGA